The stretch of DNA TCCTCATGGTAAAGCCGACGCGGACGCTCTCAGGCGTCGCACCGGTGGCGGTAATGACCTCTCCGGCACCATGCCCGCACGGGAAATGCCTCCCCTGCCCTGGCGGGCCCGACCACCCCTTCCAGTCCCCCCAGAGTTATACAGGGCAGGAGCCCGCCGCCCTCCGCGGCGCCCAGAACGAATATGATCCCTGCCGCCAGGTCGAGGCGAGACTCTCGCAGTTCGAGGCGCTCGGCCACCATGTGGACAAGGCCGAGCTGATCGTGATGGGCGGGACGATCACCGCCCGCACCCCCCAGTATCAGGAATGGTTCGTCACATCCTGCGTCCATGCGATGAACTCTTATCGCAGTGCCGAACAAAGCCCTCTCCCCCCAAGAGACGAGGTCTTTACCGCAAACGAGACGGCAGCCGTCCGCTGCATCGCCACGACCTTCGAGACCCGGCCTGACTGGTGCAGGGAGGAGCATATCGCCGGGATGCTCGACCTCGGGGTGACGAAGGTCGAACTCGGCGTCCAGCACACTGAAGACGACATCCTCGCCTTCAACCGCCGGGGGTGCACGGTGGCCGACGCCGTCGGGGCGAACACGATGCTGCGGGACGCCGGGATCAAGGTTGGTTTCCATATCATGCCAAACCTTCCCGGGAGCACGATAGAAGAGGACCGGGAGATGTTCCGGACCCTCTTCGCCGATGAACGATTCCGCCCGGATTTTCTGAAGATTTACCCGACGCTGGTCACGCCGGGGTCTGAAATCGAGGCGCTCTGGCAGCGGGGGGAGTACGCACCCTACCCTGAGGAGGCGCTCGTGGACCTGATTGCATATGCAAAATCGCTCCTCCCGGAGTACGTCCGTCTCCAGCGGGTGCAGCGCGACATCCCGGCGCGGCTGATCGTCGCAGGGTCACGCCACTCGAACTTCAGGCAGCTGGCGCAGGAGCAACTCCGCCAGAACGGCGGCGAGTGCCGGTGCATCAGGTGCCGCGAGGCCGGACGCCGGCCTTCAGAGGCCGAAGCCTCGATCCATGATCTCGTCTACCGCTGTTGCGGCGGCGAGGAACATTTTATCCAGGCGGAGGCTGGAGACACCCTTATAGGATTTGCACGCCTCCGGTACCCCGGAGAGACCTTCAGGCACGAGCTTGAGGGTGCGGCCCTGCTCAGGGAGCTGCACGTCTATGGAATGATGGTGCCCCTCGGCGAGAGCGGAGAGGAAGGAGAGTACCAGCACCGCAGGTTTGGAAAAGAACTTCTTTTCAGAGCGGA from Methanofollis liminatans DSM 4140 encodes:
- a CDS encoding tRNA uridine(34) 5-carboxymethylaminomethyl modification radical SAM/GNAT enzyme Elp3; the encoded protein is MDDVDLCREIISRISSDSCSPADLQRVKIAVCRAYRVAAIPKNSAILAAATPDEARALRKILMVKPTRTLSGVAPVAVMTSPAPCPHGKCLPCPGGPDHPFQSPQSYTGQEPAALRGAQNEYDPCRQVEARLSQFEALGHHVDKAELIVMGGTITARTPQYQEWFVTSCVHAMNSYRSAEQSPLPPRDEVFTANETAAVRCIATTFETRPDWCREEHIAGMLDLGVTKVELGVQHTEDDILAFNRRGCTVADAVGANTMLRDAGIKVGFHIMPNLPGSTIEEDREMFRTLFADERFRPDFLKIYPTLVTPGSEIEALWQRGEYAPYPEEALVDLIAYAKSLLPEYVRLQRVQRDIPARLIVAGSRHSNFRQLAQEQLRQNGGECRCIRCREAGRRPSEAEASIHDLVYRCCGGEEHFIQAEAGDTLIGFARLRYPGETFRHELEGAALLRELHVYGMMVPLGESGEEGEYQHRRFGKELLFRAEETARSAGWERIAVNSGIGVRPYYRGQGYEREGPYMVKRLR